DNA sequence from the Pomacea canaliculata isolate SZHN2017 linkage group LG7, ASM307304v1, whole genome shotgun sequence genome:
GTCATCTGGTtgactgttttcttcttccttgaCATCAGTGTAGTTGGGGTCATAATTGAGGCTCGAGGGCTGGTTGACGTCAGAGTAGTCGGGGTCAGGTGGCTTGCTAGCCTCATGGTCGTTGACATCAGTGTAGTTGGGATCATAATTGTGACTCTTGTCGTGTTCTGTGTCGTTAGTGTGGTTGTTTTCATACTCGGGGCTTATAGTGGGTTCCTTGATATCCGAGTAGTAAGGGTCAAGAGGTTGGCTGGTGTCCTTACTGTTAGTCCTGGGTGTGGTAGGCTCAGTTGATTGACTCTTTCCCTTCTTCTTAACACACGCATATGTTGAATTTATGTCGTCGTAGTTAGGATCATAATGCTGGATCGGGTCTTGTTCATTGTCGTCAGTGTAGTTGGGGTCATGGCTGTAGTTTCCGGAATGAGGGTTATCTACATTGCTCAAGAACTGGCCGTTGATCTGATTGTTCCTTAGCATGGTCAGACCCCCTCCACCGGTAGTATCGGCCACAAATTTGTACCTCTGTCAAGACAGATACAGATGCTACAATTGACATTTAACTTTTCATTTGGTCAGTGTTGTTTCACAGCTTGCTTTTCAATCTCTCATTCACACTTTCTTAACTTTTCATTGCTTCTTGATCCAAAACAGAGACGATAACATTATGTCCTACAGATATGGCAGGTTGCTGTTATATTTCTCAATCTACTCTTCGTAtattcatccttttcttttgcACACACTCGCACAGATTTGAAGATAAAAACTGCAGTTAGATTACCTATGCTAAAGTTAGCTTTATTCCTCATCCAGAACCCCACCAGCTGTTGCAGTACCAACGACGATCAAGAGGACACACACAGTTGTAGCGGCTGTTGCCCCCGACGCTGCATCATCAGAGGGTTACCAGTATGTGTATTGTctgaagctttaaaaataacaagtttCTGATAGTTATTTGTGTTACAAGAATAATATGACATCTTTGTAGGAGTATACccaaatattaattattttgagGAACAAGTGTATCAgtcaaaatagtttaaaaagtTTGGAAACAAGCCTTCGTGTAAATTTTGTGGTGAGACAATTTTAAGAAACTACATTCAAAAGTTTAAGCGGAATTGATCCTTGTGTTTGCTGCAATGTCGTGCAAATAATAAATTCATACCTGTTCTCTTATAAGATTTGTTCCATACAAGCGTGGAATGAGACTCGTTTATCTCCAAGCTGGAGGTCAAAACTCAAAATGGGAATATTTCCGTGTTTATCTTTCAATGCATTTTCTATGGAGGAAATCGTTTCGCACTTTATTATAGTCAGAGGAACACACAGAGTTTACCGTGAAACCTCTTTTACAAGATTTCAAGCTACGCGATATTTCAATCCGAAAAATAACGACGGATGTTTGCAGGACAACAGagtttttagaaatgtttttaattttttgagaAGCCTGTGTTACATACTAAAAAATGGTCTACAAGACATTTCTACAAATGCATGGTTTCTTAACTTAGTTAATAGCTTACCTTTCTTACCAACTTTAATAAAGATGGCTCTGTGTTCATTTGTTGAGTCTTGCCATTCCGCCATTTCCAGGTGTATAATCCGCTGTCAGAACTACTGGCCTTCTTCAAGAAACTGAGCTGCGTGGTTGTTTAAACACTTACAATTAGTGATGAAGCGTTTGATGAGTCCGACACTTCACACACTGTCTTTAAGAGCAAACTTACAAAGGTCCACAGTTAAATTATTCTGTTTCTGCGATAGCTTGATCTGGAAGACGTTTTGGTCGTTTATATGAACTGTAAAGTTGATGAAGTTGTTTCTTCGATTTCTAAAGAGTTTTTTCCAGGTTCTAGACCGTCAAACAATACACTTGTACCTATAATTGACATAGCCAACATTTTACATCATGAAATTAGTTCCGCGATTTATTCTGCTTGGCCATGTTTGTTTGCGAATGTTAGGTACTACTCTAAACtgtgtcttatttttttaaaactaaagaaaataagaatacgtataaaactaaaaaaacaaaaaacttcaaaTCATGAAAACATCACTAGAATCGAAACAGTCGCTAGGGGTTATCCAATTTCATTGTCTTTGATGCCTTAAGAGAGCGTCTAGGTGtgactgaattattttttaaaaaaagactgacgAGTCATTTCTCGCGATATCGTTCTTCTTACAATTACAACACTTACCATGCTTGCCAACGTCTGCTGTACTGTAGATATTGCTTATTGTGAGGAGAAGCCAACACTTGGTCCACTGCACAGCGGTCCTCATGTCGCCAGTAGTCAGGTCAGGCTTACAAAGCTACATAGTCTTCATCCTCTGTATATTTAAACTGTAAGATAACCAGCAAAATGGCTTTGACCCTCGCTTACATACGACGACCTTTCAGTTTCTATAACTTCTCGTGCTCTAGTTGTAAGTAGCCAACTATCCGGGTTTTAACACACAATATGAACTGTTAAATGAAATCCTTGTTTACAATGCTGCAGATGTTGTTGTAGCCGCCTCCGTGCACATCCTTAGCATCACTCAGTCATGCTTTTAGTTCTCTTCTCTGTATAACATACGTGGTTTGTTCTCAACCCAATTGTATACATGAGTAATTTCCGTGAATTGAATGAATATGGCTGTTTGTTgccttttttaaatcttgttatttaaattttttttagttctcATAGCAACCCGTTGTGTTATTGTCAAAATGTTCAATACTTCAATATTTTACACGACTGCAGCTTGTATGTTCACTGGAGTCTGTTTCCTGTCCactatttatttacatcagAAAATGGAATTAAATTTTCCATTGtcgatttaaataaaatacttccTGCAGtaaaaaactacatttttagAAGCTATGGCTGCTCTGGGATAGACAAGACAATGAAACCAGTTACAGCAACTGTAGTACAGGCACGTGTTAGACCAGGAACATGATGTAGACAAGGAAATACTTTTTACGGCTGATGAATCAGTTTTTatgcgcgcatgcgcactgaccTTTCGGTTTGACCcttgaaacaaagaaaactcagtcgctgtatttttattgctgagaatatcattttttgtttacaattggTATGATTTCTTTTAGTAATCGAAGAAATAAATTGGTGAAGATGCAAGATTAGGGTTCATGTTACTCCATGATAGCAAAATAATACGAGGGCCGAAATCATTATTCAGGATCTGATGGAAATAAGAACTGGTCTCTGTGGGGCTTTCTTAAGGGTACTATATCCTACATCTGTCAATATAAGATTCCTATTGAACTTTCATATCAATTGCACGAGGAAATTCATAACAAGGACAGATTGGATCCTAAACAAGTATTGTGTGGAgatgaagaggagaagaaaaaaagatgaggagACGACAAGGCTAAAGAAACACTTATAAACACTTCCTCACTCGAGAGTGGACTCAATACGTTTGGACAAAGTATCATAGGAGCAGGGTGTGATTGCTAtattacaccgagccagcaactaaggcaaaaTCATGGTAAGGCagtcagccatgtaaacagatgccacatgcagagaaagaacagcgtgcccgagacgagaactgaacccagagCATCCAACTCtaactgcattggtgacagtcGCTAACAGTCACGCCACCGGACTGCCGGACCAGGTAGCAGCTCACAAACGAATGCAATAGTTCTGctgaaaactaaacaaataaagtgtGAAGGAGATGGAGCAAGAGGATAGTAAGAAGAGTCTTAAAGTACAAAGTGCAAAGAGCGTTCAACCATTTGGTttgtaaaacacacaaagaaacactgaatgttatatatatatattctatatgTGTAACTAGTGAGTACATTTTCTgacataaataaagatttgtttgattttctgTTATCTCGCCATGCCGCTGCTAGAACTACTTGCCTTTTGTTGGTCCACCATTTAAGAGCTATACATGGACATTGAACTTCTACCAATTGGTATTCTACAATGcattaataaacatttacacaacTTGGCAAATAGACATGTAACTTACTACCCTTTCTTTTGTAcgttctttcatttattttactcttcATATATACAGCAAAAGCAAGAAGATACAAgtcaagtaaaaaaaagaggaatgagAAACTGGTAGAGagtgaagtaaaagaaaaggagaaaagaataaagacaatGAGGAGATGATAATAGAAATCTAAGATACAGGAAAACCCGTGTAAACAATGCCCCTCTCGCCATAGCTTTCTGTAGTGACACAAAGATTTATTTCGTTTACAAAACGACCCTActgcttatttttatgttaaacaGGAAATCAATGCACTTTTTTTCTAACTTATTTTTTCCAAAGAGTTGGGAATTGATGTTTAAGCTCAGCTAAGGCTGCAGcagataaactatttttttaatctgaagaCTTCTCGTGATATTCACTAGTagccttccccccaaaaaaactaaaaggacAAAGAAACTGTAGAAATATATAGCATCGCATACATTTCTACATACCACAAAGTTGACTGTTTTAGTTCTTTCAAAGTTGCAAGTAAACTTCTAATCAACTAACAAGTATATTTTTAGCAAAATAGCCATCTCGACTATGAACGAAAGAGTTCAGCTGGAGTCATATGAAAGAGATGTCATCTTTCTAGCTCGTGTTCTCGTTGTTAAAGTTAAGATAACTGAGATCATTATGTCCCTTGACTTGTTGGAAGGTGAGAGTTCAAGCTGTTCTTTGGTTTCGATGTGATCATAATTGGGAGTCATCATGTTGGTGGATCTCATGGAGGGATTGTAGATGTCCGCCTCGCTCAGTCGtgtcttctttttcctgaaCATAGTGTGTCATGTGGTGAGACAGGTTTCTGCTTGTTTTTAGGACTGTAAACACTTTCATCGTCCGTGTCCTGCCCTTCATTGTGTGGATAGGTTGTGTCAACCGCCAGGcttctgttctgttttttaaCTTCATCGCAGAAGAGATTGTCGGGTGGATCATGTCTCCGGTTTCGACTTGAGCATCAGTAGAATGATCTGGATGGTCTCATTATCCGTTTCTTGACGAGTGCATAGTGGTCGTCTGCTTTACTGTTTTCATCTACTTGACTTCAGTGTATTTGGGGTCATAATTGTGGGTCGAGTGCTGGTTGACGTCACAGTAGTCGGGGTCAGGTGGCTGGCTAGTAATATGGTCGTTGATGTCAGCGTAGTTGGGGTCTGTGTCGTTAGTGTGGTTGTTATCATAATTGTGGCTCATACTGGGTTTCTTGATGTCAAAGTAGTAAGGGTCAAGAGGTTGGCTTTCGTCCTTACTGTTGACACTGGGTTCAGTAGGGTCAGTTGATTGACTCTTGCCCTTCTTTTTAACACACGCATATGGTGAATCAGTTAATCTGTTCTCTATATTAATTTCATAATAGGAAGATTCAGGTGGCTGGTTCTTGTCCTCTTCTTTTATGTCAGAGTAGTCAGGGTCATCAGGATGGATCGCGTCGTTAACCTCAGCGTAGTTGGGGTCATGGATGTGGTTTGCAGTAGGTTCCTTGACAACAGGGGAATGAAGGTTTTCTACAGTGTTCAAGGTCTGGCCGTTGACTTGATTGTCCACTCCACGATCAGAACCCTCTGGATGATAGTCTCGGCCGCAATCCTTAACATCTGTAAGAAAAATACAGCCATGTTtttaacattcaaaatatttgttgagtTAAGCGTTGTTTcacagcttcttttttttaatctctcatCCCCACTTTGATTCTTTCCCCTCCTGCTCTTCTCCTAGAGtaaaaactaagacaaaaacAGCATGTCTTACGGAGATGACATGTTACAAAGAAACCTTGGTTTTCATCGATAATTGAAAACAATCGGTGAAATCCGAAACCGACAGAAGCGAGGAAATTATTTCCATATGAATCAATGTAAATGCAATAAATTAGTTCTCGGCACTTCAAAATACTAATGAAAACACAGTTTATAGAGAATAAATAaaggtttaaatttaaaaagttgaaaaaaatttatctaaaGTAAAGGTAAAAGATTAATGTAAAGAGCTTTTGGTTCTAGACACTATCTTTCGTCCCATGATGGAGCTGTATGGAAAATATTAACGTATTAGAAAGGGACAATGACATTTGATCACAAGTGTgttacaaacacttttaaaataaaatgcaaaataatcacATTACATCGAATACTCGTGCAATGGTTATGTTCATTACAGTTACATTGGTTTTAGTATCAAGACTTGCAATCAATAGAAAACCTCAAAAATACCGTAAATCAATGGAATTGTTTGGCTAGACGGGCGGAGTGATgctaacaaaagaaacaaggCCACACTGAGCAGAAGACAACGTGAATctcctttttttcacaaaatcagTAGCAAGGTCACGTGGGATTGCCGATAAAATCCAAGGCAACTAAAGAAAACCCAGACAATTTTTTCGCGAAAATAATCGACGAAAACTGTAACGATGGTAACCAAAGTCAACGACAAGCGAGGTTTCACTGTAGTGTTATATTTCTGTATAgtttcatcctttcttttttgccacacattcacacagcttttaagattaaaaattaCAGTTAGCTTACCTATGCTACATTTAACCTTATTCCTCATCCAGAACACCAAACAGCCGTTACCATAACAACGACTGTCAACAGGACACACACGATTAAAGCGGTTGTTGCTGCCGACGCTGTTATCGGCAAGCGTTACTTGTATTGGAATGAGATTGGactaaatataagaaataaaagttttctgaaagttacttttttacaagaataatgtgttatatttttaacatgcacatattatttcttttaaggTAGCATACTAACATGTGAATCCGTTATCCACAGTTTTATGCAGTTTTCAAACGatatttctctttaaattaGTAGTGAAAGTAATTGTTATAAACTGCAATTAATCCTTGCGTTTATTGAAGCTGTCAAGATAATAGCAAGTAACAGTGTCATACCTGTTGTTTATAAGTTCTTCCATAAAAGTGCGGATTGATACACATGGACTACGGGCTGCAGATACAAATTTAATACGTAAATATTTCCGCGTTATCTCGCTTCAAGAGTTTTCTATAGGAAGTCTTCTCGCTCTCACTTTTGTAATAAGAGGAACACGCATGGCCGTTTACATGATTTTAGGCAATGCGACATTGTATCAGAAAATAACGATCTATTTTTGCAGGACACCGGGGTTTTGAGAATAGTTTAACACTTTTTGAAATGCATATGTCCCATGTAATATGCactacaaaataatattctACAAAACCTGTGCAAATAAACTATGCCTGCTTACTTAGTTAATGACCTACCTTCTTTAACATTAACAAAGATGTCTCTTTGATTGTTTGTCGTCTTCCCATCCCGCCATGTCCAGGTGTATAATCCGCTGTCAGAACTACTGGCCTTCTTCAAGAACTGaactgtgttgttgtttaaacaCTGGCAATATGATGTAGCATTTGATGAGTCCGACGCTTCACAGGCTGTATTTAGAACAAACTTACAAAGGTCCACAGTTCTATTATTATGTTGATGCGATATCTTGATGTTGAAGACGGTTTGGTGGTTTATGTGAACTGTAAAGTTGATGTAGTCGTTTTCTTCGATTTCTGTCGAGTTGTCCCCAGGTCCTAGACCGTCAAACTCAACCTGTGTACctatgactgaaaaaaaaatccatatatTTTACATTAGCAAAATCAGCGAGGTTCTGTATTCTTCTACTCCATTTTAGGTTTTGAATTTTCTGTAAGATTCTAAATGTCTCGATtgctttcattaaaatattggTTTTGAAACTTGtgcttatttttaaactacAAAAGATGTTAAACCATACTCATAATGAAACTAAAAGTGCAGAAAACTCAAAATCGCGGACATGAAAGTAAATAGAACCGGAATATAACTAACGGTGGACTATTTTTCATTCTCACATGGATGCTTACAAAAATATTGTCTATGTGGGACTAAAGCTTTTGAAAGAACTGACAACCGATCTTTAAATATATCTGTTTGCTATTCACAACACTTACGATTGTGAGCTTCGTCTCCTGTACTGTAGATATTGCTTATTATGGTGAGAAGAAGCCAGGACTTGGCCAACTGCACAGCGGTCCCCATGTTGTCAGTAATTAGGTCAGGCTTACAGGCTACCAAGTCTCTATCCTCTGTATATTTAAGTTGAAAGATAATCAACAAAAAGGCTTTGACCTTTCGCACTTACATACGACGACCTTTCAGTTTCTATAGCATCGTGTGCTCTAGTTGCCAACTACATCCTATGTTTCATTAAACGCAATGCAAACAGTTGAGAAAAATGCTCTTTCACCAGGATGCAAGTGTCAATGATGTATCCGCCTACAGTCACATCCTTTGTATTCTTCACTTATGTGGTCAGTACAAAAAGTaggcatttattttatttttatgtattccATACTTGGGTTTGCTTCCGACTTATTTTACCAGATGTTGATGCGTTAGAGTTTGATCATCAGGTAGTTCCCGTACTTGTTCCATATGGAGTGTTCGTTGTTGTATTTAATGTCTAAATATATAATTACTTcccgatttatttttttttatttttatgtataaagCTGTCATATCAACTGAGACGGGATATTGTGCAAATTTGCTATACCCCAGTGATATCGTTTCTGTCCACATTTTTAGCATTACAGCAATTACTGACCTTTTAAGAAGTTATCCACGGTTGCTCTGGGACATACACGAAAGGGAAGTCAATGGCCTCTACTGTAACACAGGTACATGTTAGACACGCAACATGTTGTAAccaagcaaacatttttaaagcttttgaaTCAGATTTGATATGTACTTGCGTGCGTACTGACCTTTTACTTGGACCCTTAAAGCAAACACAACTCAAGATAtcatttttcgtttttttcttttttttttttgggggggggttctTTTGTTGGTGGATTCTTATTGAGGACATTTACTGGAGAACATGCAACATTAAGGTTCTTGTTGCTTAATAGGAAAATATTACTAGAGTAGAAGTTCAAGTTGTGACGGAAATGGAAACTGTGAAATCTTATGGATAATGTAtgcaatatgaaaaaatataagatTCCTAGTCCATTTGCATGTCAATTGTATGAGGAAAATTATATAACGACCACTTGGGTCCAGAATGATCTGAAGATGATGATACTGGTGATGAGGACGACGACGGCGACGAAACACTTATAGAGCGGATTTTATTTCCTCGCTTAGCAGCGGGCTAAATACTTTTGGAGAAAGTAGCAGCTCGAAAAATGAATACAATAGTTCAGCTAAAAGCTATCAAAAATAAAGAGCGAAAAAGATGGAGTGAGATGATAATACGAAGAGTGTTAATATATCTAAGGTTGTCAGTGTACTAAGAAGTAAATGTAGTGCTTTTTTATGTTGATGATTAGTTCTCAGTACATGTGAGTTAATTGCTTACCTTGTGATACCACGGATATGCCATACCAGTCTTACTGTTGCTTTTATTCCAGTGGCAAAATCCAGTGCAGTCCCTCTTCGACTCAAAATAGGACGAGGTAGAGGTGTATTTCTTCAAATTAAAGTCCAACTTCCACCAGCGAAAATCGCGTTGACTAATCAACTAAAAATCAACGATCTACGAGTGTTGAAAAATTGCGGTCCTTTTCTTAAAGTTTATCCAAAATAAACCTTATATGCTGGCCAGTAACACAGATTGGTTTAAAATTATGAGACACAATTctagtttactttttattgcatTATCTACATCTG
Encoded proteins:
- the LOC112568724 gene encoding uncharacterized protein LOC112568724, giving the protein MLRNNQINGQFLSNVDNPHSGNYSHDPNYTDDNEQDPIQHYDPNYDDINSTYACVKKKGKSQSTEPTTPRTNSKDTSQPLDPYYSDIKEPTISPEYENNHTNDTEHDKSHNYDPNYTDVNDHEASKPPDPDYSDVNQPSSLNYDPNYTDVKEEENSQPDDPTYAHVKKRNMIHPDHSTDAQVETEDTIKPDDVYYDEVPKQEASLAVDTTYLQVNKQEMKPRKWHHFQFQRQAESCRNT
- the LOC112568666 gene encoding uncharacterized protein LOC112568666 → MRNKVKCSIDVKDCGRDYHPEGSDRGVDNQVNGQTLNTVENLHSPVVKEPTANHIHDPNYAEVNDAIHPDDPDYSDIKEEDKNQPPESSYYEINIENRLTDSPYACVKKKGKSQSTDPTEPSVNSKDESQPLDPYYFDIKKPSMSHNYDNNHTNDTDPNYADINDHITSQPPDPDYCDVNQHSTHNYDPKYTEVK